In Aureibaculum algae, the following are encoded in one genomic region:
- a CDS encoding 4Fe-4S dicluster domain-containing protein produces the protein MAIIITDECINCGACEPECPNTAIYEGAEDWRYKDGTLLDGDVVLPNGKKVNANEDQEPVSDEIYFIVPDKCTECKGFHDEPQCAAVCPVDCCIPDDEHVESEETLLEKQRFMHPE, from the coding sequence ATGGCAATTATAATAACTGACGAATGTATAAATTGTGGGGCTTGTGAACCTGAGTGTCCAAATACTGCAATTTACGAAGGAGCCGAAGATTGGCGTTATAAAGATGGTACGTTGCTTGATGGTGATGTGGTTTTACCTAACGGAAAAAAGGTAAATGCAAATGAAGATCAGGAGCCTGTAAGTGATGAAATATATTTTATAGTACCAGATAAATGTACGGAATGTAAAGGTTTTCATGATGAACCTCAATGTGCGGCAGTTTGTCCAGTAGATTGTTGTATACCTGATGATGAACATGTGGAAAGTGAAGAAACATTGTTAGAGAAGCAACGTTTTATGCATCCGGAGTAA
- a CDS encoding rhodanese-like domain-containing protein, with protein MRNIFFILLAVGQLSNAQQQISTPPSRVSFDDFKALVHEVESHRAKRLINLDDFLAMSTKVNVVLLDTRSDRRYEQKHIKGAIHLDFTDFTHKNLRNIIPDPETKILIYCNNNIDNDAIHFATKMVLPAKENNLALALNIPTYINLYGYGYKNVYELSELVAIKDSRIKFEGTAVK; from the coding sequence ATGAGAAATATATTTTTTATCCTTTTAGCTGTTGGCCAATTATCAAATGCACAACAACAAATTTCTACACCCCCATCAAGAGTTAGTTTTGACGATTTTAAAGCGTTAGTACATGAAGTTGAAAGTCACAGAGCAAAACGTTTAATAAATCTAGATGATTTTTTAGCGATGAGTACAAAAGTAAATGTTGTACTATTAGATACGCGTTCAGACAGACGTTATGAACAAAAACATATTAAAGGGGCTATTCACTTAGATTTTACAGACTTTACCCATAAAAATTTGAGGAACATAATACCTGATCCCGAAACCAAAATATTAATTTACTGCAACAATAATATTGACAATGACGCCATTCATTTTGCTACAAAAATGGTATTACCCGCTAAAGAAAATAACTTAGCATTAGCTCTTAATATCCCAACTTACATTAACCTTTACGGCTATGGCTATAAAAATGTATATGAATTATCGGAACTTGTAGCTATTAAAGATTCCCGAATTAAATTTGAAGGAACAGCCGTAAAATAA
- a CDS encoding acyl-CoA reductase, with protein MILEKRINAFVELGKFLSQFSQDKIEKKEHVMLNDLFFDAVKLQINRAQEFNSWFTKENVLYGIESWTKLLNLETLTNWTSSYNLTNDNPKTIAVIMAGNIPLVGFHDFLSVLISGHAIRIKQSSNDKHLLPLLAKYLEYVEPEFKGSIDFTEGKLTDFDATIATGSNNTARYFEYYFGNKPHIIRNNRNSVAVITESDSLEELKGIGEDIFRYFGLGCRSISKLYVPKGYNFDPFFNAIFEYKDIINYKKYENNYDYNKAVYLMSEFDILENGFFMIKEDNSYSSPIATAFYEYYDDLASLQLKLEADKDQIQCVVSNTIENAVKFGETQQPSLTDYADGVDTLQFLSALV; from the coding sequence ATGATATTAGAAAAAAGGATCAATGCTTTTGTTGAATTAGGAAAATTTTTAAGTCAATTTTCTCAAGATAAAATTGAGAAAAAGGAGCATGTAATGCTTAATGATCTCTTTTTTGATGCTGTTAAGCTTCAAATAAATAGAGCTCAAGAATTTAATAGTTGGTTTACAAAAGAAAATGTACTTTATGGAATAGAAAGTTGGACTAAATTACTGAATTTAGAAACCTTAACAAATTGGACTTCTTCGTATAATTTGACTAACGACAATCCTAAAACGATAGCCGTTATTATGGCGGGAAACATTCCTCTAGTTGGTTTTCATGATTTTTTATCTGTATTAATCTCAGGGCATGCTATTCGCATTAAACAATCATCAAATGATAAGCATTTACTGCCGCTATTGGCTAAATATTTAGAATATGTTGAACCAGAATTTAAAGGCTCTATAGACTTTACGGAGGGTAAACTAACTGATTTTGATGCGACTATAGCGACAGGAAGTAATAATACCGCTAGGTATTTTGAATATTATTTTGGTAATAAACCTCATATTATAAGAAACAATAGAAATAGTGTTGCCGTAATTACCGAAAGCGACAGTTTAGAGGAATTAAAAGGTATTGGAGAAGATATTTTTAGGTATTTCGGCTTAGGATGCAGAAGCATTTCTAAATTATACGTACCAAAAGGATATAATTTTGATCCTTTTTTTAATGCTATTTTTGAATATAAGGACATTATCAATTATAAAAAATACGAAAACAATTATGATTATAATAAGGCTGTATATTTAATGAGTGAGTTTGACATCTTAGAAAATGGCTTTTTTATGATAAAGGAAGATAATAGTTACTCCTCTCCTATTGCTACAGCATTCTATGAATATTATGACGATTTAGCGTCTCTTCAACTTAAACTTGAGGCTGATAAAGATCAAATACAATGTGTGGTTAGTAATACCATAGAAAATGCCGTAAAGTTTGGAGAAACGCAACAACCTAGTTTAACCGATTATGCGGACGGTGTTGATACGTTGCAATTTTTGAGTGCTTTAGTTTAG
- the ychF gene encoding redox-regulated ATPase YchF produces the protein MKAGIVGLPNVGKSTLFNCLSNAKAQSANFPFCTIEPNIGVVNVPDRRLEKLEELVNPERVLPATVEIVDIAGLVRGASKGEGLGNQFLGNIRETDAIIHVLRCFDNDNIIHVDTTVDPIRDKETIDIELQLKDLETVDKKLEKVKRTAKTGNKEAQKEEIALNKVKKALEAAISVRAVELTSEEREDFIKPLQLLTDKPILYVCNVDEASAKDGNAYVESVKKAIANEDAEVIILAVATEADITELDSYEEREMFLDDLGLDEAGASKLIRAAYKLLNLQTYFTAGVKEVRAWTILVGNTAPQAAGVIHTDFEKGFIRAEVMKYADFIEYGSEAKVKEAGKLSIEGKEYVVQDGDVMHFRFNV, from the coding sequence ATGAAGGCAGGTATCGTAGGGCTTCCAAATGTAGGTAAATCCACACTTTTCAATTGTTTATCGAATGCAAAGGCACAAAGTGCTAATTTTCCATTTTGTACTATTGAACCAAATATTGGTGTTGTAAACGTTCCAGATAGACGTTTAGAAAAATTAGAAGAACTCGTTAACCCAGAACGTGTTTTACCAGCAACCGTTGAGATTGTTGATATTGCAGGATTGGTTCGTGGAGCAAGTAAAGGGGAAGGATTAGGGAATCAGTTCTTGGGTAATATTAGAGAAACAGATGCAATTATTCACGTATTACGTTGTTTTGATAATGACAATATCATCCATGTTGATACTACTGTTGATCCAATTCGTGATAAAGAAACGATAGATATTGAATTGCAATTGAAAGATCTTGAAACGGTTGATAAAAAGCTTGAAAAAGTAAAGCGTACGGCTAAAACAGGAAATAAAGAAGCTCAAAAAGAAGAAATCGCTTTAAATAAAGTGAAAAAAGCATTGGAAGCAGCTATTTCTGTCCGTGCAGTTGAATTAACTTCAGAGGAGCGTGAAGATTTTATTAAACCATTACAATTATTAACAGACAAGCCTATTCTTTATGTTTGTAATGTAGATGAAGCTTCTGCTAAAGATGGAAATGCATATGTAGAGTCAGTAAAAAAAGCAATTGCCAATGAAGATGCTGAGGTAATTATTTTAGCTGTAGCAACAGAAGCAGATATTACGGAATTAGATTCTTATGAAGAGCGAGAAATGTTCTTAGATGATTTAGGTCTCGATGAGGCAGGTGCATCAAAATTAATTAGAGCTGCCTATAAGCTATTGAATTTACAAACGTATTTTACAGCAGGAGTTAAAGAAGTAAGAGCATGGACAATCTTGGTTGGAAATACGGCACCACAAGCAGCAGGTGTTATACATACTGATTTTGAAAAAGGGTTTATTCGTGCTGAGGTTATGAAATATGCCGATTTTATTGAATATGGTAGCGAAGCGAAAGTGAAAGAAGCAGGAAAGTTATCTATAGAAGGTAAAGAATACGTAGTTCAAGATGGTGATGTAATGCACTTTAGGTTTAACGTTTAA
- the hisS gene encoding histidine--tRNA ligase — MAQKPSIPKGTRDFSPTEVTQRNYIFNVIKEAFENYGFQPIETPSFENSSTLMGKYGEEGDRLIFKILNSGDYLSKANETALNEKNSNALTASISEKALRYDLTVPFARYVVQHQNEIEFPFKRYQMQPVWRADRPQKGRFREFYQCDADVVGSTSLWQEVEFVQLYDDIFTKLGLKETIIKINNRKILSGIAEVIGASDKLIDFTVALDKLDKIGKDGVIKEMLGKGITEEAIKKVAPLLQLQGDNDSMLKELKVILKDSDQGLQGVSELAFVINNVAKLGLNTSSLKLDVTLARGLNYYTGAIFEVAAAQVKMGSIGGGGRYDDLTGIFGLKNMSGIGISFGLDRIYLVLEELGLFQKVELPKPKVLFINFGENEAFYCLETIKKLRENDVKSELYPDNAKLKKQMNYANKRDINFVVLVGESELNESKYTLKNMKSGDQSSCNFETLLKAVKNS, encoded by the coding sequence ATGGCACAAAAACCAAGCATACCTAAAGGGACAAGAGATTTTTCACCAACAGAAGTAACGCAACGAAATTATATTTTTAATGTTATAAAAGAAGCATTTGAGAATTACGGATTTCAACCCATTGAAACACCGAGTTTTGAAAACTCTTCTACACTCATGGGGAAGTATGGCGAAGAAGGAGATCGATTGATTTTTAAGATATTAAATTCAGGTGATTATTTATCTAAAGCAAATGAGACTGCTTTAAATGAGAAAAATAGTAATGCTTTAACTGCTTCTATCTCGGAAAAAGCACTTCGTTACGACCTTACAGTTCCTTTTGCCAGATATGTTGTACAACACCAAAACGAAATTGAATTTCCATTTAAACGCTATCAAATGCAACCTGTTTGGCGTGCAGATAGACCTCAAAAAGGACGTTTTAGAGAGTTTTACCAATGTGATGCCGATGTAGTGGGAAGCACTTCATTATGGCAAGAAGTAGAATTTGTACAATTGTATGATGACATTTTTACTAAACTAGGATTAAAAGAGACCATTATAAAAATAAACAACCGAAAAATACTTTCTGGTATTGCCGAGGTTATTGGTGCTTCTGATAAATTGATTGATTTTACAGTTGCTCTAGATAAGTTAGATAAAATTGGTAAAGACGGTGTCATTAAAGAAATGCTAGGTAAAGGCATAACGGAGGAAGCCATTAAAAAAGTAGCCCCTTTATTGCAATTGCAAGGAGATAATGATTCGATGTTAAAAGAATTGAAAGTTATTTTAAAAGATTCCGACCAAGGTTTACAAGGTGTTTCTGAACTAGCGTTTGTTATTAATAATGTTGCAAAACTAGGTTTGAATACCAGTAGTTTAAAGCTTGATGTTACGCTGGCAAGAGGATTGAATTATTATACGGGAGCCATTTTTGAAGTTGCTGCAGCTCAAGTGAAGATGGGGTCTATTGGTGGTGGTGGAAGATATGATGATTTAACGGGAATATTTGGTTTAAAAAATATGAGTGGGATAGGGATCTCATTTGGATTGGATAGAATTTATTTAGTGTTAGAAGAGTTAGGCTTATTTCAAAAAGTAGAATTGCCTAAACCAAAGGTTTTATTCATTAATTTCGGAGAAAATGAAGCTTTTTATTGTTTAGAAACGATTAAAAAATTGCGTGAAAATGACGTAAAATCAGAATTGTATCCAGACAATGCAAAACTGAAGAAACAGATGAATTATGCCAATAAGCGTGATATTAATTTTGTCGTTCTCGTTGGTGAATCTGAATTAAATGAAAGTAAGTATACTTTAAAAAATATGAAAAGTGGAGATCAAAGTTCTTGTAATTTTGAAACCCTACTTAAAGCAGTAAAGAATTCGTAA
- the tgt gene encoding tRNA guanosine(34) transglycosylase Tgt: MKFDLKITDTTSKARAGTITTDHGEIETPIFMPVGTVASVKGVHQQELKKDINADIILGNTYHLYLRPTTKILEKAGGLHKFMKWDRPILTDSGGYQVYSLSGNNKINEKGVKFKSHIDGSMHFFTPESSMDIQRSIGADIIMAFDECTPYPCEYNYAKNSMHMTHRWLKRCINHLEKTPEIYDFKQAFFPIVQGSTYKDLRKQSAEFIASMGAEGNAIGGLSVGEPAEELYEMTDIVCSVLPEDKPRYLMGVGTPINILENIALGVDMFDCVMPTRNARNGMLFTAHGSINIKNKKWEDDFSPIDEMNITFVDTEYSKAYLRHLFVAKEYLAKQIATIHNLGFYMWLVREARKHILAGDFTIWKNMMVKQMDKRL; this comes from the coding sequence ATGAAGTTTGATTTAAAAATAACTGATACTACTTCCAAAGCAAGAGCAGGTACCATTACAACCGATCATGGAGAAATAGAAACACCTATTTTTATGCCTGTGGGTACCGTGGCATCTGTAAAAGGTGTTCATCAACAAGAGCTTAAAAAAGATATTAATGCTGATATAATTCTAGGAAATACATATCATTTGTATTTACGTCCAACTACTAAAATTTTAGAAAAAGCGGGTGGATTGCATAAATTCATGAAATGGGACAGACCTATATTAACAGATAGTGGAGGGTATCAGGTGTATTCGCTTTCTGGTAATAATAAGATTAATGAAAAAGGTGTTAAGTTCAAATCGCATATAGACGGTTCAATGCATTTTTTCACTCCAGAATCCTCTATGGATATTCAACGAAGTATAGGTGCTGATATAATCATGGCATTTGACGAATGTACGCCGTATCCTTGTGAATATAATTATGCTAAGAATTCAATGCATATGACGCATCGTTGGTTAAAACGATGTATCAATCATTTAGAGAAAACACCTGAAATTTACGACTTTAAGCAAGCATTTTTTCCAATTGTTCAAGGGAGTACGTATAAAGATTTACGTAAACAATCTGCTGAGTTTATCGCTTCAATGGGAGCTGAAGGTAATGCCATTGGTGGGTTATCTGTGGGTGAGCCTGCTGAAGAATTGTATGAAATGACTGATATTGTTTGTAGTGTGTTGCCTGAAGATAAACCACGCTATTTAATGGGCGTTGGTACACCTATAAATATTTTAGAAAATATAGCTTTAGGTGTTGATATGTTTGATTGTGTAATGCCTACAAGAAATGCCAGAAATGGTATGTTATTTACAGCTCATGGTAGTATTAATATAAAGAACAAAAAATGGGAAGATGATTTTTCTCCTATAGACGAAATGAATATTACGTTTGTAGATACTGAATATTCTAAAGCTTATTTACGCCATTTGTTTGTTGCAAAAGAATACTTAGCAAAGCAAATTGCAACCATTCACAATTTAGGATTTTATATGTGGTTGGTTCGTGAAGCTAGAAAACATATCTTAGCAGGAGATTTTACCATTTGGAAAAATATGATGGTAAAACAAATGGATAAAAGATTGTAA
- the folE gene encoding GTP cyclohydrolase I FolE: MFEGKNGKINSEIMEDEIGDNHIATTATTPLRDDAFEVSDTDKMLAIEENMAQILHTLGMDLTDDSIKGTPRRVAKMFVQEIFSGLNPKNMPKASTFDNNYKYGEMLVEKNITVYSTCEHHLLPIVGRAHVAYISNGNVIGLSKMNRIVDYYAKRPQVQERLTMQIVQELQRALNTEDVACVIDAKHLCVNSRGIRDVASSTVTSEFGGKFKEAATKREFLDYIKLETSFE; this comes from the coding sequence ATGTTTGAAGGAAAAAACGGTAAAATTAATTCCGAAATTATGGAAGACGAAATAGGTGATAATCATATTGCAACTACAGCAACAACACCTCTACGCGATGATGCTTTTGAAGTATCTGATACTGATAAAATGCTAGCTATTGAAGAGAATATGGCTCAGATTTTACATACCTTAGGTATGGATCTAACTGACGATAGCATAAAAGGCACGCCACGACGAGTGGCTAAAATGTTTGTTCAAGAAATTTTTTCGGGCTTAAACCCTAAAAATATGCCAAAGGCGTCTACTTTTGATAACAACTACAAGTATGGCGAAATGTTGGTAGAAAAAAATATTACAGTATATTCTACCTGTGAGCATCACTTATTACCAATAGTGGGTAGAGCCCATGTTGCTTATATTTCTAATGGAAATGTAATTGGCTTATCAAAAATGAACCGTATTGTAGATTATTACGCAAAACGACCACAAGTACAAGAACGTTTAACAATGCAGATTGTTCAAGAATTGCAAAGAGCATTAAACACAGAAGATGTTGCTTGTGTTATTGATGCCAAGCACTTGTGCGTAAATTCACGTGGTATTCGCGATGTAGCCAGTAGTACTGTAACTTCTGAATTTGGAGGTAAGTTTAAGGAGGCTGCTACCAAACGTGAATTTTTAGACTATATCAAGTTAGAAACAAGCTTTGAGTAA